One Chryseobacterium sp. StRB126 genomic region harbors:
- a CDS encoding GNAT family N-acetyltransferase produces the protein MNPEIKLRKSEIEDRDIIWKIIQQSIERRRQDGSTQWQNGYPNLDTVESDIAKGFGYVLTVDGEIAVYAALILNDEPAYSKIEGAWLSNGEFVVVHRVAIDEKFAGQGMTKKLFDHIEDFTRANGIQSVKVDTNYDNIAMLKILESKGYSYCGEVVLADGLRKAFEKIII, from the coding sequence ATGAATCCAGAAATCAAACTAAGAAAATCGGAAATTGAAGACAGAGACATTATTTGGAAAATCATCCAGCAATCCATTGAAAGAAGAAGACAGGACGGAAGTACACAATGGCAGAATGGCTATCCCAATCTTGATACAGTAGAAAGCGATATTGCAAAAGGTTTTGGATATGTACTTACAGTAGATGGAGAAATTGCGGTTTATGCAGCTTTGATCCTTAACGATGAACCTGCATACAGTAAAATTGAAGGGGCATGGCTAAGCAACGGAGAATTTGTAGTAGTACATCGTGTGGCTATTGATGAAAAGTTTGCAGGACAGGGAATGACTAAAAAGCTTTTCGATCATATTGAAGATTTTACCAGAGCTAATGGAATTCAGAGTGTTAAGGTAGATACAAACTACGATAATATTGCAATGCTTAAAATTCTTGAAAGTAAAGGTTATTCTTATTGTGGAGAAGTTGTTTTGGCAGACGGATTAAGGAAAGCTTTTGAGAAGATTATAATTTAA
- the lat gene encoding L-lysine 6-transaminase, whose protein sequence is MEHTLDIQANKVKETVGKHVLADGFDFVMDIEKSHGSWLYDKLTDREYLDMFSMFASASIGYNHPYLVERSEWLGRMAVNKPTLADVYSEEYAHFLEVFERVVIPEELQYAFFIEGGSLGVENAMKACFDWKTRKNFEKGLDTEAGICIHFKQAFHGRSGYTLSLTNTSDPRKYQYFPMFKWPRILNPKLSFPITEENLAETIKNEQLALVQIEEAILMNPDKVACIIIEPIQAEGGDNHFRDEFLLGLRKICDDNEILLIFDEVQTGIAITGKMWAFQHFTAKPDIISFGKKAQVCGVLANKEKFDEVPNNVFRESSRINSTFGGNFIDMLRFQLVMEVIEKENLVENARVVGDFLLESLKALAEKYPSKISNARGRGLMCAIDLPSGADRNKMMTELFNDGLIILPCGDQSLRFRPHLNVTKEEIQLALDKIENNINKI, encoded by the coding sequence ATGGAACACACATTAGATATACAAGCAAATAAAGTTAAAGAAACAGTTGGGAAACACGTTTTGGCAGACGGTTTCGATTTCGTGATGGATATTGAAAAATCTCACGGATCATGGCTTTATGATAAACTTACAGACAGAGAATACCTGGATATGTTCTCTATGTTTGCATCAGCTTCCATCGGGTACAACCACCCGTATCTTGTAGAGAGATCAGAATGGTTGGGAAGAATGGCTGTCAACAAACCAACATTGGCAGACGTTTACTCAGAAGAATATGCTCACTTTTTAGAAGTGTTCGAAAGAGTAGTTATTCCTGAAGAATTACAGTATGCTTTTTTTATTGAAGGAGGAAGTTTAGGCGTTGAAAATGCTATGAAAGCTTGCTTCGACTGGAAAACACGCAAAAACTTTGAAAAAGGTCTTGATACTGAAGCAGGAATCTGTATCCACTTCAAACAGGCTTTCCACGGTAGAAGTGGTTATACTCTAAGCTTAACAAACACTTCAGATCCCAGGAAGTACCAATATTTCCCAATGTTTAAGTGGCCAAGAATCTTAAATCCAAAATTATCATTCCCGATTACAGAGGAGAATTTGGCAGAAACAATCAAGAATGAGCAATTAGCTTTAGTTCAAATTGAAGAAGCCATTCTGATGAATCCTGATAAAGTAGCTTGTATCATCATTGAACCTATTCAGGCAGAAGGTGGTGACAACCACTTCAGAGATGAGTTCTTACTAGGATTAAGAAAAATCTGTGATGACAATGAAATCTTACTCATTTTTGACGAAGTGCAGACGGGTATTGCCATTACAGGTAAAATGTGGGCATTCCAACACTTTACAGCTAAGCCGGATATCATTTCTTTCGGGAAAAAAGCTCAGGTTTGTGGAGTATTAGCCAACAAAGAAAAATTTGATGAAGTTCCGAATAACGTTTTCAGAGAAAGCTCAAGAATCAACTCTACATTCGGAGGAAACTTTATCGATATGCTTCGTTTCCAATTGGTAATGGAAGTAATCGAAAAAGAAAACCTTGTAGAAAATGCAAGAGTGGTAGGAGATTTCTTATTGGAAAGCTTAAAAGCATTAGCAGAGAAGTATCCTTCAAAAATTTCCAATGCAAGAGGAAGAGGACTAATGTGTGCCATTGATCTTCCATCCGGAGCAGACAGAAATAAGATGATGACTGAATTATTCAATGATGGATTAATCATTCTTCCATGTGGAGATCAGTCTTTACGTTTCAGACCACATCTGAATGTTACCAAAGAAGAAATTCAATTAGCATTAGATAAAATTGAAAATAATATTAATAAAATTTAA
- a CDS encoding SPFH domain-containing protein, with protein MEKTLKPMSGYITLVICLALFVVAAYFFISGVDQSITYVIISMLCFLLACFFLKGLMIIQPNHSRVLNFFGKYVGTVKDNGLFFINPLYSSQKMSLRSENLQGQTLKVNDKMGNPIEIAVVMVWKVGDTYKAAFDVERYSDFVRMQSEAAVRHLAMSFPYDNLEDDHAPITLREGGDKINSILEQELTDRLSKAGIVIQEARISHLAYASEIAGAMLQRQQATAIVAARTKIVEGAVGMVDLALKKLSEGNIVELDDERKAAMVSNLMVVLCGEKAATPVLNAGTLYN; from the coding sequence ATGGAAAAAACATTAAAACCTATGTCGGGTTACATTACATTAGTGATCTGTCTGGCACTCTTTGTTGTTGCGGCTTACTTTTTTATTAGTGGGGTAGATCAAAGTATTACATACGTTATTATTTCAATGTTGTGCTTTCTGCTTGCTTGCTTTTTCTTAAAAGGGTTAATGATTATTCAGCCTAATCATTCAAGAGTATTGAACTTCTTCGGAAAGTATGTAGGAACAGTAAAAGATAACGGATTATTCTTTATCAATCCATTATATTCATCTCAGAAAATGTCATTGCGTTCAGAAAACTTGCAAGGACAAACTTTGAAGGTAAATGATAAAATGGGGAATCCTATCGAAATTGCAGTAGTAATGGTATGGAAAGTAGGAGATACTTACAAAGCTGCTTTTGATGTAGAACGTTATTCAGACTTTGTTAGAATGCAGAGTGAAGCAGCAGTACGTCATTTGGCCATGAGTTTTCCTTATGATAATCTGGAAGATGATCATGCTCCTATTACATTGAGAGAAGGTGGGGATAAAATCAATTCTATTTTGGAACAGGAACTTACAGATCGTCTTTCAAAGGCCGGAATTGTAATTCAGGAAGCCAGAATTTCACATTTAGCGTACGCATCAGAAATTGCCGGAGCGATGCTTCAGAGACAACAGGCTACTGCTATTGTAGCAGCGAGAACAAAAATAGTAGAAGGAGCGGTTGGAATGGTAGACCTTGCCCTGAAAAAACTTTCTGAGGGAAATATCGTTGAACTTGATGATGAAAGAAAAGCCGCAATGGTAAGTAACTTGATGGTAGTTCTTTGTGGTGAAAAAGCGGCAACACCAGTGTTGAATGCAGGAACACTGTATAACTAG
- a CDS encoding transcriptional regulator, translating into MHQSIEIDEKIFQDAVKFYGTIFNLPPLASKIYSYLLFDYEKVGITFDEFVEVLSASKSSVSTSISLLLNAQLIVDHNKMDERKRYFFINDEYKKIRFEKIVQKMRDELKLLDDLNNFKKSKDDGYNERIEVYKALLNKNIENIQESLNKL; encoded by the coding sequence ATGCACCAAAGTATAGAAATTGATGAAAAGATTTTTCAGGATGCCGTAAAGTTCTACGGCACCATTTTCAACCTACCCCCTTTAGCCTCAAAAATCTATTCCTACCTTCTTTTCGATTATGAGAAAGTAGGAATTACTTTTGACGAGTTTGTTGAAGTGCTCTCTGCGAGCAAAAGTTCTGTTTCCACAAGTATTTCACTACTATTGAATGCACAGCTTATCGTAGATCATAACAAGATGGATGAACGGAAACGGTATTTTTTCATCAATGATGAGTACAAGAAAATTCGATTTGAAAAAATTGTCCAGAAAATGCGGGACGAATTAAAACTATTAGATGATTTAAACAATTTTAAAAAAAGTAAAGACGATGGATACAACGAAAGAATAGAAGTTTACAAAGCACTCTTAAATAAAAATATAGAAAATATTCAGGAATCTCTTAATAAACTATAA
- a CDS encoding aldehyde dehydrogenase family protein: MSKKVKDFGIEKTLKNLGIKEENKGTSVGGKYFASGKTIESVSPADGKLIAKVKTSGESDYDKVIETAQKAFQEFRLIPAPKRGEIVRQLGLKLREYKDDLGKLVSYEMGKSLQEGLGEVQEMIDICDFAVGLSRQLQGYTMHSERPGHRMYEQYHPLGVVGIITAFNFPVAVWSWNTALAWICGNVTIWKPSEKTPLCAIACQNIMNEVLKENNLSEGISSVLVADHEIGQKLVDDKRVALVSFTGSTRVGRMVSSKVAERFGKSILELGGNNAIIITKEADLNMSIIGAVFGAVGTAGQRCTSTRRLIIHEDVYDEVKTRLVKAYGQLKIGNPLDETNHVGPLIDVDAVNQYQESIKKCKKEGGKFVVEGGVLSGKDYESGCYVKPCVAEVKNSYEIVQHETFAPILYLIKYKTLEEAIAIQNDVPQGLSSAIMTQNLREAELFLSHAGSDCGIANVNIGTSGAEIGGAFGGEKETGGGRESGSDAWKYYMRRQTNTINYTAQLPLAQGIKFDL, translated from the coding sequence ATGTCAAAAAAAGTAAAGGATTTCGGAATCGAAAAAACACTCAAAAACCTTGGTATTAAAGAAGAAAATAAAGGGACTTCAGTGGGCGGTAAATATTTCGCTTCAGGAAAGACGATAGAAAGTGTATCTCCTGCAGATGGAAAATTAATTGCAAAAGTAAAGACTTCCGGAGAAAGTGATTATGACAAAGTTATTGAAACAGCTCAAAAAGCATTTCAGGAATTCAGGTTAATCCCGGCTCCTAAGAGAGGGGAAATCGTAAGACAGCTTGGTTTAAAGTTAAGAGAATATAAAGACGATCTTGGAAAACTGGTTTCTTATGAAATGGGTAAATCTTTGCAGGAAGGACTTGGAGAAGTACAGGAAATGATTGATATCTGTGATTTTGCAGTAGGACTTTCCAGACAGCTTCAGGGATACACAATGCACTCAGAAAGGCCTGGCCACAGAATGTATGAACAATATCATCCGCTTGGGGTAGTGGGAATCATCACTGCATTTAACTTCCCGGTAGCAGTATGGTCTTGGAACACCGCGTTAGCATGGATTTGTGGTAATGTTACCATCTGGAAGCCATCAGAAAAAACTCCGCTTTGTGCCATTGCCTGCCAGAATATTATGAATGAGGTTCTGAAAGAGAACAATCTTTCAGAAGGAATTTCAAGTGTATTGGTTGCAGACCATGAAATTGGACAGAAACTAGTTGATGATAAGAGAGTAGCTTTGGTATCTTTCACAGGTTCTACAAGAGTAGGAAGAATGGTTTCTTCTAAAGTAGCAGAAAGATTCGGGAAATCAATCCTTGAATTAGGAGGTAACAATGCTATCATCATTACCAAAGAAGCAGATCTTAATATGTCTATTATTGGAGCTGTTTTCGGAGCGGTAGGAACTGCAGGACAAAGATGTACTTCTACAAGAAGGCTGATTATCCACGAAGACGTGTATGATGAAGTAAAAACAAGATTGGTGAAAGCTTATGGTCAATTGAAGATCGGAAATCCATTGGACGAAACCAACCATGTAGGACCACTTATTGACGTTGATGCGGTAAACCAATATCAGGAATCTATCAAAAAGTGTAAAAAAGAAGGTGGAAAATTCGTTGTTGAAGGTGGTGTTTTATCTGGAAAAGATTACGAATCCGGATGCTATGTGAAACCTTGCGTTGCTGAAGTGAAAAACTCTTACGAGATTGTTCAGCATGAAACATTTGCCCCTATTTTATACTTAATCAAATATAAAACATTAGAAGAAGCCATCGCTATTCAGAATGATGTTCCACAGGGACTTTCTTCTGCAATCATGACTCAAAACCTTAGAGAAGCAGAATTATTCCTTTCTCATGCAGGTTCAGATTGTGGTATTGCGAATGTCAATATTGGTACTTCTGGTGCAGAAATCGGAGGAGCTTTCGGAGGCGAAAAAGAAACCGGAGGTGGAAGAGAGTCAGGATCAGATGCCTGGAAGTATTATATGAGAAGACAAACCAATACTATAAATTACACCGCACAACTTCCTTTAGCACAAGGAATTAAATTTGATTTATAA
- the ccsA gene encoding cytochrome c biogenesis protein CcsA, translating into MKKLQDIIISTRTMAVLLLVYAFAMAYATFLENDYGTPTAKALIYEAKWFELIMVLLIINFIGNIGRYRLWKKEKWPVLVFHLAFIFIFIGGAITRYISFEGQMHIREGETSNEIVTDKNFLKIQIEEKGDVLNYQDIPYLMSPLHKDLNATYDFHGKEVKIFAKEYIQRKKDSLLAEPNGTEYLHLVSTGTTGRQNIYIKAGDTKSINGTLVTFNRAIDGAVEFKNEGGKLFIKTPVDASFMTMATQATGSTVKDEFQPLALRSLYTINELKLVVPEGLKKGKLMAIEGDRKKDANVPDMLQIELQGPKTKQLVDLSVERGNPNAYKQVTMDGLNIMVGFGPKVYNTPFALKLDDFVMETYPGSNSPSAYESHVKIVDEGKENPYKIYMNHVLNYKGYRFFQSSFDPDRMGTVLSVNHDYWGTLISYIGYGLLFLGMFVIFFWKGTHFWKLNKMLKDANKKKAAVVLLLFLSLGLNAQKIETHGTTDGSREHVHVEGDGHAHAAPAPEAKSDQDSEIRQNSLASPMGKMRTISADEIISRNKISKEHAEKFGYLLVQNFEGRIIPMNTQALEVLRKLYKHDSFKGTDGKSLDANQWFLSINTDTESWTSVPLIKVDEKGGKALLEKTKANEEGYTSLLNLFPVDKKTGMLTYILERDYNAAFAKKPADQSEYDKQVIKLNERVQIFNEFFSGQFLRIVPVKNDANHTWHSWLDQKFEPDMESQQVMGPYFSTVIGAQKSGDWSQADAELVKLSDYQKKWGKAVIPDQSKVDLEVFMNNVNINFKLLIFYTIIGGLLLILGFVELFKPNKGLNKAIKIIIGIGSIGYICHFLGLVARWYISGHAPWSNGYEAIIFISWVGISAGFALYRNSNALIPASGFMVAVIMMGFAHGGSALDPQITPLVPVLKSYWLIVHVAIITSSYGFFALSMIIAVLSLVFYIISNKDTYKIHHDTTLKELVIVSEMSLTVGLFALTVGNFLGGIWANESWGRYWSWDPKETWAFISIMVYAFVLHMRLVPGLRSRWAFHVATMFAFCSMVMTYFGVNYYLSGLHSYAAGDPVPVPAWVYIGIATMITLSAVSYFKFKALTKK; encoded by the coding sequence ATGAAGAAGCTCCAGGATATTATTATCTCAACCAGGACAATGGCTGTATTGTTACTGGTTTATGCATTCGCTATGGCCTATGCAACGTTCTTAGAAAACGACTACGGAACTCCTACAGCAAAAGCATTAATTTATGAGGCCAAATGGTTTGAACTCATTATGGTGCTGCTTATTATTAACTTCATAGGAAATATCGGAAGATACAGACTGTGGAAAAAAGAGAAATGGCCGGTTTTAGTTTTTCACCTTGCCTTTATCTTCATCTTTATTGGTGGTGCCATCACAAGATACATCAGTTTTGAGGGACAGATGCACATCAGAGAAGGGGAAACATCCAACGAAATTGTAACGGATAAAAACTTCCTTAAAATCCAGATCGAGGAAAAAGGAGATGTCCTTAACTATCAGGATATTCCTTATTTGATGTCTCCACTACACAAAGATCTTAACGCCACTTATGATTTCCACGGAAAAGAAGTAAAGATCTTTGCAAAAGAATATATTCAAAGAAAAAAAGACAGCTTATTGGCTGAACCTAACGGAACTGAGTATCTTCACCTGGTTTCAACAGGAACAACAGGAAGACAAAACATTTACATCAAAGCTGGAGATACCAAATCAATCAACGGAACTTTGGTAACTTTCAATAGAGCCATTGATGGTGCTGTAGAATTCAAAAACGAAGGGGGTAAATTATTCATTAAAACTCCAGTAGATGCAAGTTTCATGACCATGGCAACTCAGGCTACCGGAAGTACTGTAAAAGATGAATTCCAACCTTTAGCATTGAGAAGTTTATATACCATCAATGAGTTAAAATTAGTAGTTCCTGAAGGTCTTAAAAAAGGAAAACTGATGGCTATTGAAGGGGATAGAAAGAAAGATGCTAATGTGCCGGATATGCTTCAGATTGAACTTCAAGGTCCAAAAACAAAGCAATTGGTTGATCTTTCTGTTGAAAGAGGAAATCCAAATGCCTATAAGCAGGTTACTATGGATGGATTGAACATCATGGTTGGATTCGGACCTAAGGTTTACAACACACCTTTCGCCTTGAAATTAGATGATTTTGTGATGGAAACGTATCCTGGAAGTAACTCTCCAAGTGCTTATGAAAGTCACGTAAAAATTGTTGATGAAGGAAAAGAAAACCCTTATAAAATCTATATGAACCACGTTCTAAACTATAAAGGATATCGTTTCTTCCAGTCAAGCTTTGATCCGGACAGAATGGGTACGGTATTGTCTGTAAACCACGATTATTGGGGAACTCTAATTTCTTATATCGGATATGGTCTTTTATTCTTAGGAATGTTTGTGATCTTCTTCTGGAAAGGAACACACTTCTGGAAATTAAATAAAATGCTGAAAGACGCTAATAAAAAGAAAGCAGCCGTTGTTCTTCTATTGTTCTTAAGCTTAGGACTTAACGCTCAAAAAATTGAAACCCATGGAACTACTGACGGAAGTAGAGAACATGTACATGTAGAAGGTGACGGGCATGCCCACGCAGCACCGGCTCCTGAAGCTAAATCAGATCAAGACAGTGAAATAAGACAGAATTCATTAGCTTCTCCAATGGGGAAAATGAGAACTATTTCTGCAGATGAAATTATTTCAAGAAACAAAATCAGCAAAGAACACGCAGAGAAATTTGGTTACCTTTTGGTTCAGAACTTCGAAGGACGAATTATTCCAATGAATACACAGGCTTTAGAGGTTTTAAGAAAACTTTACAAGCATGACAGCTTCAAAGGAACAGACGGAAAATCTCTGGATGCTAACCAATGGTTCCTTTCTATCAATACAGATACAGAAAGCTGGACATCAGTTCCTCTGATCAAGGTTGATGAAAAAGGAGGTAAAGCACTTCTTGAAAAAACAAAAGCCAATGAAGAAGGTTACACTTCTTTACTGAATCTATTCCCAGTAGATAAGAAAACAGGAATGCTAACTTATATTCTGGAAAGAGACTACAACGCAGCTTTCGCCAAAAAACCGGCAGATCAGTCAGAATATGACAAGCAGGTTATTAAGCTAAATGAAAGAGTTCAGATCTTCAATGAGTTTTTCAGTGGTCAGTTCCTAAGAATCGTTCCTGTGAAAAATGATGCCAACCACACTTGGCATTCATGGTTGGATCAGAAATTCGAACCGGACATGGAATCTCAGCAGGTAATGGGCCCTTATTTTTCAACAGTTATTGGGGCGCAAAAATCAGGAGACTGGAGCCAAGCAGATGCTGAACTGGTAAAACTTTCAGACTATCAGAAGAAATGGGGGAAAGCAGTAATTCCAGACCAATCTAAAGTAGATCTTGAAGTATTTATGAACAACGTGAATATCAACTTCAAATTATTGATTTTCTATACGATTATTGGAGGACTTCTTTTGATTTTAGGTTTTGTTGAGTTATTCAAACCTAATAAAGGTTTAAATAAAGCGATTAAAATAATCATCGGTATTGGATCTATAGGATATATATGCCACTTCCTGGGTCTTGTAGCAAGATGGTATATTTCAGGACACGCACCTTGGAGTAATGGATACGAAGCGATTATCTTCATCTCATGGGTTGGTATTTCTGCAGGTTTTGCATTGTATAGAAATTCAAATGCTTTGATTCCTGCATCAGGATTTATGGTGGCAGTTATCATGATGGGATTTGCGCACGGAGGTTCAGCACTTGATCCACAGATTACACCGCTTGTTCCGGTATTGAAATCTTACTGGTTGATTGTTCACGTAGCGATTATTACATCAAGTTATGGTTTCTTTGCCCTGTCGATGATTATTGCTGTACTATCTTTAGTATTCTATATTATCTCAAACAAAGACACTTATAAAATTCACCACGATACAACATTGAAAGAACTGGTAATTGTTTCTGAAATGTCATTAACCGTAGGCCTTTTTGCCCTAACAGTAGGAAACTTCCTTGGAGGGATCTGGGCCAACGAATCTTGGGGTAGATACTGGAGCTGGGACCCGAAAGAAACATGGGCTTTCATTTCCATTATGGTTTATGCTTTTGTTTTACACATGAGATTAGTTCCAGGATTAAGAAGCAGATGGGCTTTCCACGTTGCAACAATGTTTGCTTTCTGTTCAATGGTAATGACCTATTTTGGGGTGAATTACTACCTGAGCGGACTTCACTCTTATGCAGCAGGAGATCCGGTACCAGTACCAGCTTGGGTATACATCGGAATCGCTACAATGATTACCCTATCAGCTGTATCTTATTTCAAGTTTAAAGCTTTAACAAAGAAATAA
- a CDS encoding DUF2007 domain-containing protein gives MERSTRVSVYESDNPSEIQLVKSKLDDAQITNTVENNYLTFTTTPTATSLKVMVDLHDEKKAFEIIDAYLQQNEN, from the coding sequence ATGGAAAGAAGTACGAGAGTGTCAGTTTATGAAAGTGATAACCCTTCAGAAATTCAGTTGGTTAAGTCTAAATTGGATGACGCACAAATTACAAACACTGTTGAAAACAACTATCTTACATTTACCACAACACCTACTGCAACATCGCTAAAGGTTATGGTGGATCTGCATGATGAGAAGAAAGCTTTCGAAATTATTGATGCTTATCTTCAACAAAATGAAAATTAA
- a CDS encoding efflux RND transporter periplasmic adaptor subunit, whose product MNNKLVILSIAALSLTACKKEAPKQDGAKPYPVVSVESKNIVGYQTFPATIQGRVNNDVRAKIQGYITQLLVDEGQYVTKGQPLFRLETNILTENAAASKAGIGAAESNIAAAQASVNAAQVEVNKLKPLVQKNIISNVQLQSAQAQLAQAQAQLAQAHAAKRQAEANYKGVEANIEYSIIRAPISGVIGRLPLKVGSLVGPSDQTPLTTISDTSEIFAYFAMNEKEYFNFLEKAPGASMPEKIKNLPMVELQLANGSLYPEKGRIEAITGQIDPTTGTIQFRVAFPNAQKLLSNGNSGTIRFPQQYDNVLVVPESATYEQQGIVYVYKVEKGDTARNVVVNVIDRIDNLALIKSGVNKGEKVIAAGIGGLKPGTAVKPKPIKMDSLVQSIKPKF is encoded by the coding sequence ATGAATAATAAGCTAGTTATACTTTCGATTGCAGCGCTTTCTCTCACAGCCTGCAAAAAAGAAGCTCCAAAACAGGATGGTGCCAAGCCGTATCCTGTTGTTTCTGTGGAGTCAAAAAATATAGTAGGTTATCAGACGTTTCCGGCTACCATTCAGGGTAGAGTAAACAATGATGTACGTGCTAAAATACAGGGATATATTACCCAGTTACTGGTAGATGAAGGACAATATGTTACCAAAGGACAGCCTTTGTTCCGTCTGGAAACCAATATCCTTACCGAAAATGCTGCCGCTTCCAAAGCTGGAATCGGAGCAGCTGAATCTAATATTGCTGCTGCACAGGCCTCTGTAAACGCTGCACAGGTAGAAGTGAACAAACTAAAACCACTGGTTCAGAAAAATATTATCAGTAACGTACAGCTACAGTCAGCTCAGGCTCAATTGGCACAGGCACAGGCACAGTTGGCTCAGGCTCATGCTGCAAAAAGACAAGCTGAAGCCAATTATAAAGGAGTAGAAGCGAATATCGAGTATTCCATCATTCGCGCTCCTATTTCAGGGGTGATTGGAAGACTACCGTTAAAGGTAGGAAGTTTGGTAGGACCCTCTGATCAGACACCGTTAACAACGATTTCTGATACTTCTGAGATCTTTGCCTACTTTGCAATGAATGAAAAAGAATATTTCAATTTCCTTGAAAAAGCTCCCGGTGCTTCTATGCCTGAAAAAATCAAAAACTTACCCATGGTAGAGCTTCAGTTAGCCAACGGAAGCCTTTATCCTGAAAAAGGAAGAATTGAAGCTATCACAGGTCAGATTGATCCAACAACAGGAACCATTCAGTTCAGAGTTGCATTCCCCAATGCTCAAAAATTGTTAAGCAATGGTAACAGTGGAACCATCAGATTCCCTCAGCAGTATGACAATGTATTGGTAGTTCCGGAAAGTGCTACTTACGAACAACAAGGTATTGTTTACGTATACAAAGTAGAAAAAGGAGATACTGCCAGAAATGTTGTCGTAAATGTTATTGATAGAATTGACAATTTAGCCCTTATCAAATCAGGAGTTAATAAAGGTGAAAAAGTTATTGCAGCCGGAATCGGAGGTCTGAAGCCGGGAACAGCCGTGAAGCCGAAACCAATCAAAATGGATAGTCTTGTTCAATCTATAAAACCGAAATTCTAA